In Deinococcus psychrotolerans, a genomic segment contains:
- a CDS encoding response regulator, protein MSATILIVEDETRLADILEQYLRLGGFHTERAATGPRALELWRAARPALILLDLMLPEMDGLEVARRVRAESEVPIIMLTARDEEVDRLVGLGIGADDYVIKPYSPREVVARVRAVLRRAQNAAPVSSTLHAGQLTLDTAAFEARCGEEILDVTVAELRLLTALAQAAGAVKSRSELLSALGGLDRGTDERTVDAHVKNLRRKMGVCGEGLETVRGVGYRLRS, encoded by the coding sequence ATGTCCGCCACCATTTTGATCGTAGAAGATGAAACCCGCCTCGCCGATATTCTGGAACAGTATCTGCGGCTGGGCGGCTTTCACACCGAACGGGCCGCCACCGGGCCGCGTGCGCTGGAGCTATGGCGGGCGGCGCGTCCGGCGCTGATCTTGCTCGATTTGATGCTGCCTGAAATGGACGGCCTTGAGGTGGCGCGGCGGGTGCGGGCCGAGTCGGAGGTGCCGATCATTATGCTGACCGCCCGCGACGAGGAAGTCGACCGCTTGGTGGGATTGGGCATCGGGGCTGACGATTACGTAATCAAGCCGTACAGCCCGCGTGAAGTGGTGGCGCGGGTGCGGGCGGTGCTGCGGCGTGCCCAGAATGCTGCGCCGGTGTCCAGCACGCTGCACGCTGGGCAACTCACGCTCGACACCGCCGCCTTTGAAGCCCGCTGCGGCGAGGAGATTCTGGACGTGACGGTGGCCGAACTGCGCCTGCTCACCGCGCTGGCTCAGGCGGCGGGCGCAGTCAAATCGCGCTCCGAACTGCTCTCGGCGCTGGGCGGCCTAGACCGGGGCACCGATGAGCGCACGGTGGACGCCCACGTCAAGAACCTGCGCCGCAAAATGGGCGTGTGCGGTGAGGGTCTAGAAACGGTGCGCGGCGTCGGCTACCGCTTGAGGAGCTGA